One Drechmeria coniospora strain ARSEF 6962 chromosome 01, whole genome shotgun sequence genomic region harbors:
- a CDS encoding GPI ethanolamine phosphate transferase, with amino-acid sequence MVATKGAPGCTLLLAIANLLIPLSILVFATGFFPYKPFIPGLAEYEALEYGPPPKPPFDRLVFMVVDALRSDFVYSQHSGFQFTQSLIRDGAAIPFTANARSPTVTMPRLKSITTGSIPSFVDLVLNINEGDDSSSLAAQDSWLAQLKASGKGKLLMFGDNTWLKLFPDVFDRHDGTSSFFVSDFTEVDNNVTRNIAHELKNDDWGLMVLHYLGLDHIGHKSGPKSSNMLPKQREMDTIVERIYHAMESEEHLASTLLVLCGDHGMNDAGNHGASSPGETSPALVFMSPKLKPISGKRTAPTHPKDEFDYYTVVEQSDIAPTLAALLGFPVSKNSLGAFIPDFLSFWPTARDKTQIMMRNARQILNIVTAAFGTELFDMASSADPCTMPPTRVHELACRWRRMSLHADSVASASDMDQNWLSEASLWLHEAQDLMSSMASTYDMRKLCLGLGLAVAAAIASIVVAGLPASRQTEFFMPLIILSSYGMMMFASSYVEEEQHFWYWASTFWVAHLGSRAIQRTGRISTAVSYILALLALRLTRGWNQTGQKFAGEPDIVKTFLVPFPQLLWVLTGVMYALDSFHVLANLSGLPFIVATSLTSILASAAFTFKLAFTVEDSPELVVGWLKTAIERFEGQSLLSRARVVFAVIALIASFAVFQGTKGGRYSKSSAQLLHHLYTLLAMTQSRAVNIPLFLLSTILFYALSSVDLTVTDITISSILFQHASFFAFGGSNAISSIDLSSAYNGISGFNVVAVGVLTFISNWAGPIFWTSATNLLLLQKQRQGLRNVFRDHLALLTVFATMSVAFVMAACTALRTHLFIWTVFSPKYLYCMAWSLGQHLLVNIGLGTFLFWLGAREQRG; translated from the exons ATGGTGGCCACGAAGGGGGCACCCGGCTGCACCCTCTTGCTTGCCATCGCCAACCTCTTGATACCCCTGTCGATTCTCGTCTTTGCCACTGGATTCTTCCCTTACAAGCCCTTCATCCCAGGCCTGGCCGAGTATGAAGCTCTCGAGTACGGCCCACCGCCGAAGCCCCCCTTCGACAGGCTTGTCTTCATGGTCGTGGATGCGTTGCGAAG CGATTTTGTCTACTCTCAGCACTCGGGATTTCAGTTTACCCAGAG CCTCATCCGCGATGGCGCCGCCATCCCCTTTACCGCCAATGCTCGCTctccgacggtgacgatgccgaggctcAAATCAATCACCACCGGCTCCATTCCATCCTTTGTTGACTTGGTTCTCAACATCAACGAAGGAGACGACTCCTCGTCCCTGGCCGCTCAGGACTCCTGGCTAGCCCAGCTCAAGGCATCCGGAAAGGGCAAGCTGCTCATGTTCGGCGACAACACATGGCTCAAGCTCTTCCCGGACGTGTTTGATCGTCACGATGGGACCTCGAGCTTTTTTGTCTCC GACTTCACCGAGGTCGACAACAATGTCACCCGGAACATTGCCCACGAGCTAAAAAATGACGACTGGGGGCTGATGGTGTTGCATtatctcggcctcgatcaTATTGGTCACAAGTCGGGTCCTAAAAG CTCCAACATGCTGCCCAAGCAGCGCGAGATGGACACCATCGTTGAGCGTATTTACCACGCCATGGAGTCGGAGGAACATCTCGCATCCACTCTGCTGGTTCTTTGCGGCGACCACGGCATGAACGATGCGGGAAACCATGGCGCCTCCTCTCCCGGAGAGACGTCGCCAGCCCTCGTCTTCATGTCCCCCAAGCTGAAGCCCATCTCCGGCAAacggacggcgccgacgcatCCCAAGGACGAGTTCGATTACTATACGGTCGTTGAGCAGTCTGACATTGCCCCCACGCTTGCCGCACTGCTTGGCTTCCCCGTTTCCAAAAACAGCCTTGGCGCCTTTATTCCCGACTTCTTATCCTTTTGGCCAACGGCACGCGACAAGACGCAAATCATGATGCGGAATGCAAGGCAAATCTTGAACATTGTTACTGCCGCCTTCGGCACCGAGCTGTTCGACATGGCAAGCTCCGCGGACCCTTGCACCATGCCACCGACTCGGGTCCATGAACTGGCCTGTCGATGGCGCCGCATGAGCCTTCATGCCGATTCGGTTGCATCGGCCTCCGACATGGACCAGAACTGGCTTTCGGAAGCCTCCCTTTGGCTGCACGAAGCCCAGGACCTGATGAGCAGCATGGCCTCCACCTACGACATGCGGAAGCTATGTCTGGGCCTTGGCCTAGCTGTTGCTGCAGCCATCGCCAGCATCGTCGTGGCAGGACTTCCGGCCAGTCGTCAGACCGAGTTTTTCATGCCCTTGATAATACTTTCCTCATACGGGATGATGATGTTTGCGAGCAGctacgtcgaggaggagcagcacTTTTGGTACTGGGCCTCGACTTTTTGGGTTGCGCATCTGGGCTCAAGGGCCATTCAACG TACTGGGAGAATCTCAACCGCTGTCTCGTACATCCTGGCGCTTCTCGCCCTGCGGTTGACAAGGGGCTGGAACCAGACCGGTCAGAAGTTTGCAGGAGAGCCGGACATTGTCAAGACGTTTCTGGTCCCTTTCCCCCAGCTTCTGTGGGTTCTGACTGGCGTCATGTATGCCCTGGACTCATTCCATGTTCTCGCTAACCTCAGTGGCCTCCCGTTCATTGTTGCCACCTCCCTGACGTCGATCCTCGCCTCGGCTGCGTTCACTTTCAAGCTGGCTTTTACCGTCGAGGATTCTCCCGAACTCGTCGTTGGATGGTTGAAGACGGCCATTGAGCGATTTGAGGGACAGTCGTTGCTCTCAAGGGCACGtgtcgtcttcgccgtcatcgcACTGATTGCAAGCTTTGCAGTCTTTCAAGGAACCAAGGGAGGACGCTATTCCAAATCATCAG CCCAACTCTTGCATCATCTCTACACCCTGCTGGCCATGACCCAGTCTCGAGCTGTCAACATTCCCCTGTTTCTGCTATCCACCATCCTCTTCTACGCCCTCTCATCCGTCGACCTCACCGTCACCGACATCACCATTTCGTCCATCCTCTTCCAGCATGCCTCTTTCTTCGCCTTTGGCGGGTCCAACGCCATCTCTTCAATCGATCTCTCGAGCGCCTACAACGGCATCAGTGGCTTCAAtgttgtcgccgtcggcgtgctcACATTCATCAGCAACTGGGCAGGCCCCATATTCTGGACCTCGGCCACGAATCTTCTGCTCCTGCAAAAGCAAAGGCAGGGCCTGCGCAACGTCTTCCGCGATCACCTTGCACTCTTGACGGTCTTTGCCACCATGAGCGTGGCGTTTGTCATGGCGGCATGCACGGCTCTGAGGACGCATCTGTTCATCTGGACCGTGTTTTCTCCGAAATATCTCTACTGCATGGCGTGGAGTTTGGGACAGCATCTGCTCGTCAACATTGGCCTGGGCACTTTTTTGTTTTGGCTCGGAGCCCGAGAGCAGCGCGGCTAG
- a CDS encoding C-5 sterol desaturase, translated as MDIVLELTDTFLADYAYAYLFPARPAPYDFPQTAAANASAEAFSNWVYTPATKFLQFQPSRAAYMTSLPRDDPYRQVVTLFFITWIFGIIVYFIFATLSYYLIFDKRTLHHPKFIKNQIWLEIKQANKSMPFMAVCTAPLFLLEVRGYGNLYDTTDEGPGLWYNFLQFPLFLLFTDFCIYWIHRYLHHPLVYKHLHKPHHKWIMPTPYASHAFHPLDGFAQSIPYHLFPFIFPLQKLAYVVLFVFVNFWSILIHDGEYLTNNPVINGAACHSLHHSRFEVNYGQFFTAFDRLGGTYRMPEAWMFEKEKKMSEKQWKKESETVDSFVKEIEGHDERTYDLHLTSKKTK; from the exons ATGGAtatcgtcctcgagctcacCGACACTTTCCTGGCCGACTACGCCTACGCGTACCTCTTCCCTGCCCGCCCGGCTCCCTACGATTTCCCccagacggcggcggccaatgcctcggccgaggccttcTCGAACTGGGTCTACACGCCCGCCACCAAGTTCCTTCAGTTTCAGCCGTCACGGGCGGCCTACATGACCTCGTTACCCCGCGATGACCCCTATCGCCAGGTAGTGACGCTGTTCTTCATCACGTG GATCTTCGGCATCATCGTTTACTTCATCTTCGCAACCCTCTCCTACTACCTCATCTTCGACAAGCGCACCCTCCACCACCCCAAGTTCATCAAGAATCAGATATGGCTCGAGATCAAGCAGGCCAACAAGTCGATGCCCTTCATGGCCGTCTGCACCGCCCcgctcttcctcctcgaggtCCGTGGCTACGGTAACCTCTACGACACCACCGACGAAGGCCCCGGGCTGTGGTACAACTTCCTTCAGTTTCCCCTCTTCCTTCTCTTTACCGACTTCTGCATCTACTGGATTCACCGATATCTCCACCACCCCCTCGTCTACAAGCACCTCCACAAGCCTCACCACAAGTGGATCATGCCCACGCCCTACGCGAGCCACGCCTTCCACccgctcgacggcttcgCCCAATCGATTCCCTACCACCTCTTCCCCTTCATCTTCCCCCTCCAGAAGCTCGCCTACGTCGTtctcttcgtcttcgtcaacTTTTGGTCCATCCTCATCCACGACGGCGAGTACCTCACCAACAACCCCGTCATCAACGGCGCCGCCTGCCACTCGCTGCACCACTCCCGTTTCGAGGTCAACTACGGCCAATTCTTCACCGCCTTTGATCGCCTTGGCGGAACCTACCGGATGCCCGAGGCCTGGATGTTtgagaaggagaagaaaaTGTCGGAGAAGCAGTGGAAGAAGGAATCCGAGACGGTCGATTCGTTCGTCAAGGAGATTGAGGGTCACGACGAGCGCACCTACGACCTGCACCTGACATCCAAGAAGACGAAATAG
- a CDS encoding hypothetical protein (related to ribosomal protein L28), with product MASPALPNISADLIWEIVRECNPSAEPEAWTRRTNADGETCAGNNNSFLVKSNCAGGVQFSRDPLNLTNKNSRKHAGFVNDKAIGVVANEKGGVTVISKKTANPTRPAQTFVKATYGGNKSNRKSYKAVANQAAKSGYRSDLRSAAVERVSAIRRTQLPVKADPEPKLRGNKAKKAAESS from the exons ATGGCTTCCCCTGCACTCCCCAACATCTCTGCGGACCTCATCTGGGAGATTGTCCGTGAGTGTAACCCATCAGCTGAGCCGGAGGCTTGGACGCGACGGACAAATGCTGATGGCGAAACGTGCGCAGGCAACAACAACTCGTTCCTCGTCAAGAGCAACTGCGCTGGCGGCGTTCAGTTCTCCCGGGACCCCTTGAACCTGACCAACAAGAACTCCCGCAAG CATGCCGGTTTCGTCAACGACAAG gccatcggcgtcgttgcCAATGAGAAGGGTGGCGTTACCGTGATCAGCAAGAAGACGGCCAACCCCACGAGGCCCGCCCAGACCTTTGTCAAGGCCACGTATGGCGGCAACAAGTCCAACCGCAA GAGCTACAAGGCCGTTGCCAACCAGGCCGCCAAGTCTGGCTACCGCAGCGACCTGAgatccgccgccgtcgagcgcgtcTCCGCCATCCGCCGAACCCAGCTGCCTGTGAAGGCCGACCCCGAGCCCAAGCTGCGAGGCAacaaggccaagaaggctGCCGAGTCGTCGTAA
- a CDS encoding zinc finger domain-containing protein, producing MLAKSLHLTLPASFTARPKNLYPSKSDDDDDDDDDNDATTTTKTNRLDGTQSSLQAALQLQGCVLSSSAPLGHHPLETVRASVQNHERAFDLQQLSIHVDLQRPDAEERSHNRTRHLPISTQTTWSGTAPCLTVGDRRSTINESTNHPPSFILLHAPSPPTSIELLSPSHGPDLHALALRWPACFDALKVMPSRTLPQATTTSAPALALRPAPPTATPLVSTTAITLPLPLPLSLPAPAANMPSPASSISRSEASALMRQVQGNQLFNRQLSSVCQVNGLKSTGVKAELQRRIQDLIQETVNANDVSRFHQVRQSIINAVAQRPSSSSRGSAAYSGNSASTHASLSAPFAAPMASYNSGNAYQQRGYHASANSANGAVPGATYNALAPTLSFRSSPFYQIETQISAMRICEVMSQHRSSVTIPVKLSDSPLLQRCVDDKSYKVMIFCASDPNGVQDVAFPHQSELRVNGGEVKANLRGLKNKPGSTRPVEITDRLRLRPSYVNNVEFTYALTQKKFYIAAYLCKTSSVTELVSTVSTRRRIPKASVVAELNKKAQDPDVVATSQVLSLKCPLSYMRLDIPCRSLSCTHIQCFDATSYLQLQEQGPQWICPICSKSAPFDQLAVDEYVKDILDNTPSGLEAVTIEPNGRWSQNTAQDDHTGGRNGSSLDDDDLVELETATGTGWRGETPKQATTPGVGTPASGGRGDSTGAPRGIASTSVKRPAPAVIDLTGDSDDDEPIQRPRKRQGTAANGVRDDSSLGFLSQSPTGYRDL from the exons atgcttgCGAAATCACTTCACCTCACTTTACCCGCCAGCTTCACTGCACGTCCCAAGAATTTGTATCCCAGCaagagcgacgacgacgacgacgacgacgacgacaacgacgcaacaacgacgacgaagacaaACAGGCTTGACGGCACCCAGAGTAGTCTTCAAGCCGCCCTCCAATTGCAGGGTTGTGTCCTCTCTTCATCTGCTCCGTTGGGCCACCATCCACTCGAAACGGTCCGCGCATCCGTCCAGAATCACGAGCGAGCTTTCGACCTCCAGCAGCTCAGCATCCACGTCGACCTCCAGCGCCCGGATGCAGAAGAGCGTTCTCATAATCGTACACGACACCTACCGATATCCACGCAAACTACCTGGAGCGGAACGGCACCTTGCCTGACGGTCGGCGATCGACGATCGACGATAAACGAGAGCACAAACCACCCCCCTTCCTTCATACTGTTGCACGCGCCATCGCCTCCAACGTCCATCGAGCTGCTTTCACCCAGCCACGGGCCGGACCTCCACGCCCTCGCCCTGCGCTGGCCCGCCTGCTTTGATGCCTTGAAGGTCATGCCGTCGCGAAC ACTGCCTCAAGCAACGACGACTTCGGCTCCTGCGCTTGCGCTTCGCCCGGCACCGCCTACTGCGACACCGCTCGTTTCCACCACCGCGATCACGCTGCCGTTGCCCCTGCCCCTGTCCCTGCCGGCCCCTGCCGCGAACATGCCGTCTCCCGCCAGCTCCATCTCGAGGAGCGAGGCGTCGGCTCTGATGCGGCAGGTGCAGGGCAACCAGCTGTTCAACCGCCAGCTGTCCTCGGTCTGCCAGGTAAACGGACTGAAGAGCAccggcgtcaaggccgagCTCCAGCGCCGCATACAGGATC TCATTCAAGAAACCGTCAACGCCAACGACGTATCTCGCTTCCATCAGGTCCGTCAAAGCATCATCAATGCTGTCGCTCAGCGaccgagctcctcgtccaggGGCTCCGCTGCCTATAGTGGCAACTCGGCCTCAACTCACGCCTCCTTGTCAGCCCCGTTTGCGGCCCCCATGGCCTCGTACAACTCGGGAAATGCGTACCAGCAACGAGGCTACCATGCGAGTGCCAACTCGGCCAACGGCGCCGTGCCCGGTGCCACCTACAATGCGCTCGCGCCGACTCTATCTTTTCGGTCAAGCCCATTCTATCAGATCGAGACCCAGATCAGCGCGATGCGAATTTGCGAAG TCATGTCGCAGCACAGAAGCTCCGTCACGATACCCGTCAAGCTCAGCGACAGCCCATTGCTGCAGCGCTGCGTAGACGACAAGTCATACAAGGTCATGATCTTCTGCGCCAGCGATCCGAACGGCGTTCAGGACGTCGCCTTCCCCCACCAGTCGGAGCTGAGGGtgaacggcggcgaggtcaaGGCAAACCTGCGTGGCCTGAAGAACAAGCCGGGGTCGACGAGACCGGTTGAAATCACCGACAGGCTCCGCCTGCGTCCCAGCTATGTGAACAACGTCGAATTCACCTACGCACTGACGCAAAAG AAATTCTACATCGCTGCCTATCTCTGCAAGACGAGCTCGGTGACCGAGTTGGTGTCGACCGTCTCTACGCGACGTCGTATTCCAAAAGCGTCCGTCGTGGCGGAGC TGAACAAAAAGGCACAGGATCCTGATGTTGTCGCGACGTCGCAGGTGCTGTCGCTGAAATGCCCTCTGTCCTACATGCGGCTGGACATACCTTGTCGTAGCCTGAGCTGCACACACATCCAGTGTTTCGACGCAACGTCATACCTCCAGCTTCAAGAACAAGGGCCGCAGTGGATATGCCCAATATGCAGCAAGTCGGCGCCGTTCGACCAGCTTGCTGTGGATGA GTATGTGAAGGACATACTCGACAACACTCCCAGTGGCCTGGAGGCCGTGACTATCGAGCCAAACGGGAGGTGGTCCCAGAATACGGCCCAGGATGACCACACGGGCGGAAGGAACGGTTCGTCGttggacgacgatgacctcgtcgagctcgagaccGCCACCGGGACCGGGTGGCGGGGTGAGACGCCCAAGCAGGCTACGACGCCCGGTGTCGGCACGCCAGCGTCGGGAGGCAGAGGGGATTCCACAGGTGCGCCGCGAGGCATTGCCTCGACAAGCGTCAAGCGGCCTGCACCTGCCGTCATTGATCTCACGGGAgactcggacgacgatgagccCATCCAACGACCGCGGAAAAGACAGGGCACGGCGGCCAATGGCGTCCGCGATGACAGCAGCTTGGGCTTCCTGAGCCAATCCCCGACTGGCTACCGGGACCTTTAG
- a CDS encoding protein precursor yields the protein MAYILASVALFFIVTATALILTRAYWRQHIPNVHLPGAGYIYSRLPGSFAGDIESGLSSSNFDLSGNVEAGDSRAGLDDASKAEILKIMKKRRMTFDQARKAYMETRFKQNGIGPDGRPRDPKFVSFS from the coding sequence ATGGCCTACATTCTAGCCAGCGTCGCACTGTTCTTCATcgtcacggcgacggcgctcaTCCTCACCCGAGCCTACTGGCGCCAGCATATCCCCAACGTGCACCTGCCCGGCGCGGGGTACATCTACTCGCGGCTCCCCGGCAGCTTCGCCGGCGATATCGAGTCGGGGCTGTCGAGCAGCAACTTCGACCTCAGCGGCAACGTCGAGGCAGGCGACAGCCGCGCAGGGCTGGATGATGCGAGCAAGGCGGAAATTCTCAAGATTATGAAGAAGAGGCGGATGACGTTTGATCAGGCCCGCAAGGCGTACATGGAGACTCGTTTCAAGCAGAACGGCATCGGGCCGGATGGGCGACCGCGGGATCCAAAGTTTGTCAGCTTCTCATGA
- a CDS encoding hypothetical protein (related to TRS33-TRAPP subunit of 33 kDa involved in targeting and fusion of ER to golgi transp) yields the protein MSFDPVMPPYNSSDPTATFLSSSCLDFLLIELVPLAYRVTHERDLSPSSPSPPPQTSDGIAIAGSGPATSAGGSMSNRAVISDSVMAASASSAPRKLDEEDEALDSVHFRLESLGYRVGQGLAERFSRDRPKFNDTLDVVKFLCKDLWSLLFGKNIDNLKTNHRQGVYVLTDNVFRPFSRMSTEAGGQAVVRAQPFLWFPCGVVRGALTSLGINATVQAEIHELPGAVFQIKTILSKS from the exons ATGTCTTTCGACCCGGTTATGCCCCCTTATAACTCGTCCGACCCGACCGCCACCTTtctctcctcgtcgtgtCTCGACTTCCTCCTGATTGAGCTTGTCCCTCTCGCCTACCGCGTCACCCATGAGCGTGATCTgtccccctcctcgccgtcgccgccgccgcaaaCCTCAGACGGCATTGCCATCGCCGGCTCTGGGCCAGCGACCTCGGCAGGAGGGTCCATGAGCAACCGCGCCGTCATATCGGACTCGGTCATGGCGGCATCAGCCTCCTCTGCGCCGcgcaagctcgacgaggaggacgaggccttGGACTCGGTGCACTTTCGGCTCGAAAGCCTAGGCTACCGGGTTGGCCAAGGCCTTGCTGAACG CTTTTCGAGAGATAGGCCAAAGTTCAACGACACGCTCGACGTGGTCAAATTTCTGTGCAAAGACCTTTGGTCGCTCCTCTTTGGCAAGAACATCGATAATCTGAAAACAAACCACCGG CAGGGAGTCTACGTGCTCACAGACAACGTCTTCCGCCCCTTTTCGAGAATGAGCACAGAAGCAGGCGGTCAGGCTGTTGTCCGCGCGCAACCA TTCTTGTGGTTTCCCTGCGGTGTCGTACGGGGAGCACTGACATCATTGGGAATCAATGCCACCGTTCAGGCGGAGATACACGAGCTTCCGGGCGCCGTCTTCCAGATCAAAACCATACTTTCCAAATCATAA
- a CDS encoding Armadillo-type fold protein, translating to MPARTSTRLSRPSSAISKKPSATTLGSRASGVSRASLVPVEYVDTPGSPLRTQICTVFRDAQRTTATHRKLAVTLRKMHESCSYEPAHARASSTDLDDEEAFNREFIRCVLRIMPVKKTESVGERSIRFIGFYLRHSVDKDNEMMENPEADTSLMPETPSTRLTSELLEAVLPLMTAKDKFVRFRSTQLISHIINSLDAIDDDLFLKLRHGLLKRIRDKEAMVRSQAVLGLGRLAGNQSEGCTNSDDSDDDQGTDLLDKLLDVMQNDPSADVRRSLLVNLPILPNTLPHLLERARDQDPATRRAVYSRLLPALGDFRHLSLSMREKLLRWGLRDRDENVRKAAGRLFRDRWIADCAGLSQQESNAEPAPPSFDALLELLERIDVINSGVENGVALEAMKGFWDGRPDYREAVSLDDNFWETLSAESVFLARSFNDFCRSEGNGRYEALLEERLPEVTKLAFYLERYIHVLAEALRRVAEREADEDDEEDTVEQEFIVEQLLHVASTLDYSDEVGRRKMFTLLRQSISIPDLPDEVTKLSIEVLQHICAPDAAGEREFCSVVLESVADVHDTIVDDPPANEPEDSFHSARSEVSRGSTPTSDAKRAGAEDADEEDAREKAVREIVINMKCLHIVQCMLTHVAGNLKDNADLVSMLNNLVVPAVRSHEAPVRERGLLCLGLCALLDQSLAEENLGLFIHFFTKGHTALQITALQILTDILNVHGAQLLSSTPGLLKVYLKAVKGGSKAPEVQAAATIAASKLLLGRVVTDEGACEELLKSLVVAYFDPASVSNQTVRQALNYFLPVFCYSRAENQDLMRSISLPALHSLLNLREGLEDDDVDVEEDMVSMTNIGACLVDWTDPRKCYAHSFQQQLDGEKKNVNGDVHLDFGRDVLERLRTGISKEEKKIVAGLLGKLHISPGSSEEKIRALYEQVSEMVDEGLIVDATSRNALYKVHVSLGKIVNNLDEQQLPNRRTSRSVSILTDSKSAEGRTIIDEPTIEEGDEDSGEGTIVPKEEERESLVSELLSDEENTRMSIV from the exons ATGCCTGCACGAACATCGACTCGAttgtcgaggccgtcctcCGCCATTTCGAAGAAGCCCTCGGCAACAACGCTCGGCTCCCGCGCATCAGGCGTCTCGCGCGCCTCGCTCGTGCCCGTCGAATATGTCGATACGCCAGGGAGCCCACTACGGACGCAGATCTGCACCGTCTTTCGTGATGCGCAGcgaacgacggcgacgcaccGAAAGCTGGCCGTCACGTTGCGAAAGATGCACGAGTCTTGCAGCTACGAGCCGGCACATGCCCGCGCTTCGTCGACCGacttggacgacgaggaggccttCAACAGAGAATTCATTCGATGCGTTTTGAGAATAATGCCCGTGAAAAAGACGGAAAGCGTTGGCGAAAGGTCGATTCGATTCATCGGCTTCTACCTTCGCCATTCCGTCGACAAGGACAACGAGATGATGGAGAACCCCGAGGCGGACACGAGCTTGATGCCCGAGACGCCGAGCACACGCCTCACCTCGGAACttctcgaggccgtcctGCCTTTGATGACGGCAAAGGACAAGTTTGTTCGCTTCCGATCGACGCAACTCATATCCCACATCATCAACTctctcgacgccatcgacgatgACCTTTTTCTCAAGCTGCGCCACGGCCTGCTCAAGCGCATCCGCGACAAGGAGGCCATGGTCCGCTCCCAGGCCGTCCTCGGTCTCGGCCGTCTGGCCGGCAACCAGTCCGAGGGCTGCACCAACTcggacgacagcgacgatgACCAGGGCACTGACCTGCTGGACAAGCTGCTGGACGTGATGCAGAACGACCCAAGCGCCGACGTGCGAAGGTCACTCCTTGTCAACCTCCCCATCCTCCCCAACACGCTCCCCCATCTGTTGGAGCGAGCGCGGGACCAGGATCCGGCCACCCGACGGGCCGTCTACTCTCGCCTGCTCCCTGCCTTGGGGGACTTCCGCCATCTCTCGCTCTCCATGCGCGAGAAGCTTCTCCGCTGGGGCCTCCGAGATCGGGACGAGAACGTTCGCAAAGCCGCCGGCCGACTGTTCCGCGACCGATGGATCGCAGACTGTGCCGGCCTGTCCCAGCAAGAATCAAACGCTGAACCGGCGCCGCCCAGCTTTGATGCCCTCTTGGAGCTCTTGGAGCGAATCGACGTCATCAACTCCGGCGTCGAAAATGGAGTTGCCCTCGAGGCGATGAAGGGTTTCTGGGACGGCCGCCCCGACTATCGCGAGGCCGTATCGCTCGACGATAACTTCTGGGAGACGCTCTCTGCCGAATCCGTCTTCCTTGCTCGAAGTTTCAACGACTTTTGCCGGAGCGAGGGCAATGGCCGGTACGAGGCTCTCCTCGAGGAACGCCTGCCCGAGGTCACCAAGCTTGCCTTCTATCTCGAGCGCTACATCCACGTCCTGGCAGAGGCCCTCAGGAGGGTGGCGGAacgcgaggccgacgaggacgacgaggaagacaCGGTGGAGCAAGAGTTTatcgtcgagcagctgctcCATGTTGCCTCGACCCTAGACTACTCCGACGAGGTTGGGCGCCGCAAAATGTTCACCCTTCTCCGTCAGTCGATTTCCATCCCCGATCTGCCCGACGAGGTGACCAAGCTGTCCATCGAGGTCCTTCAGCACATCTGCGCTCCGGATGCCGCTGGCGAGCGGGAATTCTGCAGCGTTGTTCTCGaatccgtcgccgacgtccacGACACCATCGTTGACGACCCACCCGCCAACGAGCCCGAGGACAGCTTCCACTCCGCTAGATCCGAGGTCAGCCGTGGAAGCACTCCGACGAGCGACGCGAAGCGGGCCGGCGCTGAAGAcgcggacgaggaagacgctCGGGAGAAGGCTGTTAGGGAAATCGTCATCAACATGAAGTGTCTCCACATCGTCCAGTGCATGCTCACGCATGTGGCCGGCAATCTGAAGGACAACGCAGACCTCGTCTCCATGCTCAACAACCTCGTCGTTCCCGCAGTGCGCAGCCACGAGGCTCCCGTTCGTGAAAGGGGGTTGCTATGCTTGGGATTGTGCGCCCTCCTGGATCAATCGCTGGCCGAGGAGAACCTGGGCCTTTTTATCCATTTCTTCACCAAGGGCCATACGGCGCTGCAGATTACTGCCCTGCAGATTCTGACCGACATCCTCAACGTTCATGGGGCTCAGCTTCTCTCATCCACCCCTGGCTTGCTCAAGGTCTACCTCAAGGCCGTCAAGGGCGGTTCTAAAGCGCCCGAGGTTCAAGCCGCGGCCACGATAGCAGCATCGAAGCTTCTCTTGGGGCGCGTCGTTACTGACGAAGGAGCCTGCGAAGAGCTTCTCAAGTCCCTTGTCGTCGCTTACTTTGATCCTGCTTCTGTCTCGAACCAGACCGTCCGACAAGCCTTGAACTATTTCCTGCCAGTCTTTTGCTACTCACGTGCAGAGAACCAGGACCTCATGCGCTCCATCTCCCTCCCAGCGCTCCACTCCCTCTTAAACCTACGCGAAGGTTTGGAGGATGATGACGTGGACGTCGAAGAGGACATGGTCAGCATGACCAACATTGGTGCTTGCCTGGTGGACTGGACGGATCCTCGGAAGTGCTATGCTCATAGCTTCCAGCAACAGCTGGACGGAGAGAAGAAGAATGTCAACGGAGATGTCCATCTCGACTTCGGCCGAGACGTTTTGGAAAGGCTGCGGACCGGGATAAGCA AGGAAGAGAAAAAGATTGTCGCAGGCCTTCTTGGCAAGCTTCATATCTCGCCTGGGTCTTCCGAAGAAAAGATCCGCGCGCTGTACGAACAAGTCAGCGAGATGGTCGACGAAGGACTGATTGTAGATGCCACCAGCCGCAACGCCCTATACAAGGTCCACGTAAGCCTCGGCAAGATTGTCAacaacctcgacgagcagcagctgcCGAACCGGCGTACCAGCCGCAGCGTGTCCATTCTTACAGACAGCAAGTCTGCCGAGGGCAGGACCATCATCGACGAGCCGACGATCGAAGAAGGGGACGAGGATAGCGGGGAGGGAACAATTGTCCCCAAGGAGGAAGAACGGGAGTCGCTCGTGAGCGAGTTGCTGTCAGACGAGGAAAATACTAGGATGAGTATCGTCTGA